From one Bacteroides eggerthii genomic stretch:
- the rfbF gene encoding glucose-1-phosphate cytidylyltransferase has protein sequence MKAVILAGGLGTRLSEATNLIPKPMVEIGGKPILWHIMKTYSHYGINEFVICCGYKQYVIKEYFANYFRHNSDMTVDLSNNTTTILDNHSENWKVTMVDTGLNTQTGGRIKRVQKYIGNERFLLTYGDGVADLNITDTIAVHETSGAILSLTAYKPGGKFGALQIDLSTDKVLSFQEKPDGDRNWINAGYFVCEPEVFDYIPENDDTAIFERTPLERIAGDGKMHAYRHTGFWKPMDTLRDNTELNEMWDRNHAPWKVW, from the coding sequence ATGAAAGCAGTAATACTTGCTGGTGGGCTCGGTACACGTCTGAGTGAAGCCACCAACCTTATTCCTAAACCTATGGTTGAAATAGGTGGGAAACCTATCCTTTGGCATATAATGAAGACATATAGTCATTATGGAATCAATGAATTTGTAATCTGTTGCGGGTACAAACAGTATGTCATTAAAGAATACTTTGCCAATTATTTCCGGCATAATAGTGATATGACTGTGGATTTGTCTAATAATACCACTACAATTCTTGACAACCATTCGGAGAACTGGAAAGTAACCATGGTGGATACAGGTTTGAATACTCAAACTGGCGGACGCATTAAACGGGTTCAGAAATACATTGGTAACGAACGTTTTTTGCTGACATATGGAGACGGAGTTGCAGATTTGAATATTACTGATACTATTGCCGTACATGAAACATCGGGGGCTATTCTCTCATTGACAGCATATAAACCGGGAGGTAAATTTGGTGCTTTGCAGATAGACCTGAGTACTGACAAGGTACTTTCTTTTCAAGAAAAACCTGATGGCGACCGTAATTGGATTAATGCAGGTTATTTTGTTTGTGAGCCTGAGGTGTTCGATTATATTCCAGAGAATGACGATACGGCTATATTTGAACGTACTCCTTTGGAACGTATAGCCGGCGATGGTAAGATGCATGCTTATCGTCATACGGGATTTTGGAAACCTATGGATACACTTCGTGATAATACGGAGTTGAATGAGATGTGGGATAGAAATCATGCTCCTTGGAAAGTCTGGTGA
- the rfbH gene encoding lipopolysaccharide biosynthesis protein RfbH: MNRKDELKQQILALAKEYYAEVHGQEKSFEPGKTFVNYGGRYFDENELVNLVDSSLDFWLTAGPWARKFEKGFAEWLGVRYCSLTNSGSSANLLAFSALTSPLLGERQVKRGDEVITVACGFPTTVTPCIQYGAVPVFVDVTVPEYNIDVTQLEAAYSARTKAVMIAHSLGNPFNLEAVKSFCDKYNLWLVEDNCDALGSTYIINGEEKKTGTIGDIGTSSFYPPHHMTMGEGGAVYTNNPQLHKIVNSFRDWGRDCWCVGGVDNTCGCRFTRQFGELPLGYDHKYVYSHFGYNLKVTDMQAAIGCAQLDKLDGIVEARRKNFSYLKQGLEGTQGLILPEAQKNSNPSWFGFLISVKADAGFTRNEFSQYLESKKIQTRNLFAGNLLKHPAFDEMRRSGEGFRVVGKLDGTDFIMNNTLWIGVYPGMTHEMLDYMITTIKEFVK; this comes from the coding sequence ATGAATAGAAAAGACGAACTTAAACAGCAAATCTTGGCTTTGGCCAAAGAATATTATGCAGAAGTTCATGGACAAGAAAAATCTTTTGAACCCGGTAAGACTTTTGTGAATTATGGAGGGCGTTATTTTGATGAGAATGAACTTGTTAATTTGGTTGACTCTTCCCTTGATTTTTGGTTAACTGCCGGGCCATGGGCACGTAAATTTGAGAAAGGCTTTGCAGAATGGTTGGGAGTAAGGTATTGTTCTTTGACAAATTCCGGTTCTTCAGCAAATCTGTTAGCTTTTTCAGCGCTAACTTCACCCTTATTGGGGGAACGCCAAGTCAAGCGTGGTGATGAAGTGATTACAGTAGCTTGCGGTTTTCCTACCACTGTAACTCCCTGTATTCAGTATGGGGCTGTTCCAGTGTTTGTAGATGTCACTGTTCCTGAATATAATATTGATGTGACACAATTGGAGGCTGCATACTCTGCCAGGACAAAAGCTGTTATGATTGCACATTCATTAGGTAATCCTTTTAATCTGGAGGCTGTAAAGTCCTTTTGTGACAAGTATAATCTTTGGCTGGTAGAGGATAACTGTGACGCTTTAGGTTCAACTTATATAATTAATGGTGAGGAAAAGAAGACAGGTACAATTGGAGATATAGGTACGAGTAGTTTTTATCCTCCCCACCACATGACTATGGGAGAAGGTGGTGCTGTTTATACAAACAATCCCCAATTGCATAAGATTGTGAATTCATTCCGAGATTGGGGACGTGACTGTTGGTGTGTAGGCGGTGTGGACAATACTTGCGGTTGTCGTTTTACCAGACAATTCGGTGAGCTCCCTTTGGGTTACGATCATAAATATGTCTATTCCCATTTCGGTTATAATTTGAAAGTGACTGATATGCAGGCTGCCATCGGTTGTGCGCAATTGGATAAACTGGATGGAATTGTTGAAGCACGCCGCAAGAATTTTTCTTATTTGAAACAAGGACTTGAAGGTACTCAAGGTTTGATACTTCCTGAAGCGCAGAAGAACTCAAATCCAAGCTGGTTCGGCTTTCTGATTTCGGTGAAAGCGGATGCGGGATTCACTCGCAACGAGTTCTCCCAATATCTGGAAAGCAAGAAGATACAGACCCGCAATCTCTTTGCCGGTAATTTGTTGAAGCATCCGGCTTTTGACGAGATGCGTCGTTCGGGTGAGGGATTTCGTGTCGTCGGTAAGTTGGACGGTACAGACTTTATCATGAACAACACACTTTGGATAGGTGTCTATCCGGGTATGACTCATGAGATGCTTGATTATATGATAACCACTATCAAGGAGTTTGTGAAATGA
- a CDS encoding MraY family glycosyltransferase gives MNFIFIILIFLISAVIARILIPRILLISLRKKLFDIPDDRKVHKRAIPRLGGVSFFPTTLFAFCLVYTFRLLGGDSVSTLYASYLLPELLLFACGMTLLYLTGIADDLVGVRYRQKFVIQIFCACLFPLSGLWINDLYGLFGIHELSVYVGIPFTILTVVFITNAINLIDGIDGLASGLSSVALLIFTFLFIEKGLWSYAMLAAGTFGVLVPFFYYNVFGSVERARKIFMGDTGSLTLGYTLSFLAIKYSQHNADIMPYTEGAFIIAFSTMIIPAFDVVRVVLVRIREGHSPFEPDKNHIHHKLLAIGLSPRKAMLSLLFMSCSFSAANILLVPDVNNTVLLVADIVIWIGLNLWWDYLRDKK, from the coding sequence GTGAACTTCATTTTTATAATTCTGATATTTCTGATATCGGCAGTTATCGCCCGTATCCTGATACCGCGTATTTTATTGATATCCCTGCGCAAGAAACTTTTTGACATTCCGGATGATCGCAAGGTACATAAGAGAGCTATTCCGCGTTTAGGTGGCGTGTCTTTTTTCCCCACCACCTTATTTGCTTTCTGTCTTGTTTATACTTTCCGTTTGTTAGGAGGTGACAGTGTTTCAACACTTTATGCAAGCTATCTGTTACCGGAGTTATTGTTATTTGCCTGCGGTATGACTTTACTTTATCTGACAGGTATTGCTGATGATCTTGTTGGCGTCCGTTATCGTCAGAAGTTCGTTATTCAAATCTTCTGTGCCTGCCTTTTTCCTTTGTCAGGACTTTGGATAAACGATTTGTATGGTTTATTCGGTATACATGAACTTTCGGTCTATGTAGGTATACCTTTCACCATACTGACAGTAGTTTTCATCACCAACGCCATTAATCTGATAGACGGAATTGATGGTCTTGCTTCCGGTTTAAGCAGCGTGGCATTATTGATTTTCACTTTTCTTTTTATAGAGAAAGGACTTTGGAGTTATGCCATGCTCGCTGCAGGCACTTTCGGTGTGCTTGTCCCGTTTTTTTATTACAACGTATTTGGCAGTGTGGAGCGTGCCCGTAAGATTTTTATGGGAGATACGGGCAGCCTTACTTTAGGTTATACGCTTAGCTTCCTTGCCATAAAGTACAGTCAGCACAATGCGGATATAATGCCGTATACCGAAGGAGCTTTTATCATAGCTTTCAGCACTATGATTATTCCGGCGTTCGATGTGGTACGTGTTGTTTTGGTCCGTATTCGTGAGGGACATAGCCCTTTTGAACCGGATAAGAATCATATCCACCATAAATTACTGGCGATAGGGTTGTCGCCGAGAAAGGCAATGCTGAGTTTGCTTTTCATGTCTTGTTCTTTTAGTGCGGCCAATATTCTGTTAGTACCTGATGTAAATAATACGGTGCTGCTGGTGGCTGATATCGTGATTTGGATAGGGCTGAATCTGTGGTGGGATTATTTGAGAGATAAGAAATAA
- a CDS encoding UpxZ family transcription anti-terminator antagonist has protein sequence MNDHVSSLYTLAHELLNLGMDDSPIYSGHFARLNREVYEQALRLYSAPEGDTPEEEARLCLSILVALNATFYDNGRKQQYIQHLLDRCWNVLDRLPVSLLKVRLLTCCYGEVYEEELAKEAHSIIDTWDISSLTSEQTEIIGELRNLEENQYPFEVID, from the coding sequence ATGAACGATCACGTTTCATCTTTGTACACTCTTGCCCATGAACTTCTGAACTTGGGCATGGACGATAGTCCCATTTACAGCGGCCACTTCGCCCGTTTGAATCGCGAAGTTTATGAACAAGCTCTTAGACTGTATAGCGCTCCGGAAGGTGACACTCCGGAAGAAGAAGCCAGGCTTTGCCTTTCTATTTTAGTAGCCCTAAATGCTACTTTTTATGATAATGGCCGCAAACAACAATATATCCAGCATCTTCTCGACCGTTGTTGGAATGTTCTTGATAGACTTCCTGTTTCGCTTCTGAAAGTTCGCCTGCTTACCTGCTGCTATGGTGAGGTTTATGAGGAAGAATTAGCCAAAGAAGCTCATTCCATTATTGATACTTGGGATATATCTTCATTGACTTCCGAACAAACTGAAATAATCGGTGAGTTAAGAAATTTAGAAGAGAATCAATATCCTTTTGAGGTTATAGATTAA
- a CDS encoding UpxY family transcription antiterminator yields MPRSSENIQSESQYISNCQLKRDCQLHWYVVRVTYSRELSLKDYLDKADIENFIPMHYEYIMRNERRVRKLVPAIHNLVFIRSTRACIDEIKNNYALNIPVRYIMNRETRQPVIIPDAQMRSFILVAGTYDEAVIYVEPEELKLVKGTKVRITGGVFEGAVGEFVRLRHDRRVVVNIEGVMAVATTFIHSSLIEPIENI; encoded by the coding sequence ATGCCACGTTCATCAGAAAATATTCAATCTGAATCGCAGTATATTTCTAATTGTCAATTAAAGAGAGATTGCCAATTACATTGGTATGTTGTCCGCGTAACTTACAGTCGTGAATTGTCTCTCAAAGACTATTTGGATAAGGCGGATATAGAGAATTTCATTCCCATGCATTATGAATATATCATGAGAAACGAACGTCGTGTTCGCAAGCTTGTCCCTGCCATACACAATTTAGTCTTTATCCGTTCCACGCGTGCATGTATTGACGAAATTAAAAATAATTATGCTCTGAATATTCCTGTCCGTTATATTATGAATCGGGAAACTCGTCAGCCTGTCATTATTCCGGATGCACAGATGCGCAGTTTCATATTAGTTGCGGGCACGTACGATGAGGCTGTTATTTATGTGGAACCGGAAGAACTGAAGTTAGTGAAAGGTACTAAAGTACGCATCACAGGCGGAGTTTTTGAAGGAGCTGTTGGCGAGTTTGTGCGTCTCCGTCACGACCGTCGTGTAGTGGTGAATATAGAAGGTGTTATGGCAGTTGCTACTACATTCATCCATTCCTCACTGATAGAACCGATAGAAAATATCTGA
- the lipB gene encoding lipoyl(octanoyl) transferase LipB has protein sequence MRLEISDWRNVPYAEAWDRQTACFDALVHAKQVGEEYVNHIILCEHPHVYTLGRSGKEGNMLLSEEQLSAVGASLYHIDRGGDITYHGPGQLVCYPILNLEEFSLGLKEYVHLLEEAVIRVCASYGITAGRVEKATGVWLDGNSPRARKICAIGVRSSHYVTMHGLALNVNTDLCYFSYINPCGFIDKGVTSLQKELGKEVPIEEVKKRLCNELKELL, from the coding sequence ATGAGACTGGAAATATCTGATTGGAGAAACGTTCCCTATGCTGAGGCATGGGACAGACAGACGGCTTGTTTTGATGCGCTTGTGCATGCCAAACAAGTGGGAGAGGAGTATGTAAATCATATTATACTCTGTGAGCATCCGCATGTATATACGCTGGGGCGCAGTGGCAAGGAAGGCAATATGCTGCTGAGTGAAGAACAACTTAGTGCAGTAGGAGCTTCGTTGTATCATATAGACCGGGGAGGTGATATTACTTATCATGGGCCGGGACAGCTTGTTTGTTATCCTATCCTGAATTTAGAAGAGTTTTCTTTGGGTTTGAAAGAGTATGTGCACTTGCTGGAAGAAGCGGTGATACGTGTCTGTGCTTCTTATGGGATAACTGCCGGTCGTGTGGAGAAAGCTACCGGTGTATGGTTGGATGGAAACTCTCCACGTGCCCGTAAAATCTGTGCTATCGGTGTGCGTAGTAGCCATTATGTCACAATGCATGGCCTGGCCCTCAATGTTAATACCGATTTATGCTATTTCAGCTATATCAATCCTTGCGGATTTATAGATAAAGGGGTAACTTCGCTTCAAAAAGAGTTGGGAAAGGAAGTGCCGATAGAAGAGGTAAAGAAACGGCTTTGCAATGAATTGAAAGAACTGCTTTAA
- a CDS encoding glycerate kinase: MKKIIVASDSFKGSLTSIEVANAVEIGIKNVFPQCNVIKTNVADGGEGTVEAIIKSLGGDLYTTAVTDPLGRPIEAEYGVVNLNGVKTAVIEMSSASGLPLLLPDEQNPWITSTYGTGEMILDALNRGCRKFLVGIGGSATNDAGTGMLSALGVKFFDSQGQRLKGCGKDLKSIAQIDMSSLVPEARKSEFIVACDVNTPFCGLNGAAHVFAPQKGADPQMVKALDDGMYSFAKIIAEQFQKDIIPLSGAGAAGGLGGAFKAFLNARLTKGIEMVLDAIGFDSILEGADLVITGEGRIDFQTATGKTAAGILRHAKQKGIPTLAIGGSVEICQELKEMGFIGIYSIINTPISLEKAMQKDSATANMQSTVEQILTTIKYYTENK, from the coding sequence ATGAAAAAAATTATTGTAGCATCGGATTCATTTAAAGGCTCATTAACTTCAATAGAAGTGGCTAATGCTGTGGAAATAGGAATTAAGAACGTTTTTCCACAGTGTAATGTTATCAAAACAAATGTAGCGGACGGTGGCGAAGGAACAGTAGAGGCCATTATTAAATCTTTAGGAGGGGATCTGTATACAACTGCTGTTACAGACCCTTTAGGAAGACCGATAGAAGCAGAATATGGAGTTGTTAATTTAAACGGTGTAAAAACGGCTGTTATAGAAATGTCTTCTGCCAGTGGTCTCCCGCTATTGCTTCCTGATGAACAAAATCCCTGGATTACTTCTACATATGGAACCGGTGAAATGATTTTAGATGCATTGAACAGGGGATGCCGCAAATTCTTGGTTGGAATAGGCGGCAGTGCTACTAATGATGCAGGTACAGGCATGCTCTCTGCATTAGGAGTGAAATTCTTTGATAGCCAAGGACAAAGGTTAAAAGGCTGTGGCAAAGATCTTAAATCCATTGCTCAGATAGATATGTCATCTCTTGTGCCCGAAGCACGAAAATCAGAATTCATTGTGGCTTGCGATGTCAATACTCCTTTTTGCGGGCTTAATGGAGCAGCACATGTTTTTGCTCCCCAAAAAGGAGCAGATCCTCAAATGGTAAAGGCTTTGGATGATGGCATGTATTCATTTGCTAAAATTATAGCAGAGCAATTCCAAAAAGACATAATACCATTGAGTGGAGCAGGTGCAGCCGGCGGATTAGGTGGTGCTTTTAAAGCCTTTTTGAATGCCAGACTAACCAAAGGTATTGAAATGGTGCTTGATGCCATTGGGTTTGATTCGATTCTTGAAGGAGCGGACCTGGTCATTACAGGAGAGGGACGGATAGATTTTCAAACTGCTACGGGCAAAACTGCAGCAGGGATATTGAGACATGCCAAACAAAAAGGGATCCCTACCCTTGCAATAGGTGGATCAGTGGAAATATGCCAGGAACTTAAAGAAATGGGCTTTATCGGTATATATTCTATCATAAATACTCCTATAAGTCTTGAAAAAGCCATGCAGAAGGATTCGGCAACAGCCAACATGCAGTCTACGGTAGAGCAAATCCTAACCACAATAAAATATTATACTGAGAACAAATAA
- a CDS encoding GntP family permease, with product MNSALAAMLGLTLSIILIVKKVSPVYSLILGALIGGLLSGWGLQNTVTEMISGIMEISPAIIRILAAGVLTGMLVKTGAASTISETIIKKLGPKRIYLALALAAMLLTGIGVFIDVAVITIAPIALIAGSRLNLPKSKLLIAMIGGGKCGNIISPNPNTIIAAENFGASLPSVMAANIIPALIGLLFTVYVIVPLLPKNATLQPYKLPEEKEHLPSFLSSMVAPIVTVALLALRPLAGIAIDPLVALSAGGIAGIIATRNWHKTNECLSYGLEKMSSIAILLIGTGALAGIIKASDIKDILIHLLANWNDGGVIMAPLSGILMCAATASTTAGATIASASFAPSILGAGVAATWGAAMINAGATVLDHLPHGSFFHATGGAVGMGVKELLKLIVYETAIGLILTISSVFLYFIVI from the coding sequence ATGAACAGTGCATTAGCGGCAATGTTAGGGCTGACTTTGTCTATTATATTAATTGTCAAAAAAGTATCCCCTGTATATAGTCTTATTTTAGGTGCGTTAATCGGTGGATTACTGTCGGGATGGGGATTACAAAATACTGTTACAGAGATGATATCCGGAATAATGGAGATTTCGCCCGCCATTATACGTATATTAGCAGCGGGAGTGCTTACAGGAATGCTGGTAAAAACAGGCGCAGCTTCCACCATATCAGAAACTATCATTAAAAAACTTGGACCGAAGCGAATTTATTTAGCTCTCGCTTTGGCTGCCATGTTGCTCACCGGCATTGGAGTATTCATCGATGTAGCGGTTATCACTATTGCTCCTATTGCTCTCATTGCCGGAAGCAGGCTCAATTTGCCTAAAAGTAAATTATTAATAGCCATGATCGGCGGAGGAAAATGCGGAAATATTATTTCACCCAATCCTAATACCATTATTGCCGCCGAGAATTTTGGAGCATCATTGCCTTCTGTTATGGCTGCCAATATAATACCGGCACTTATTGGATTGTTATTTACAGTATATGTCATAGTGCCTCTATTGCCGAAGAATGCAACCTTGCAACCTTATAAATTGCCGGAAGAGAAAGAGCACCTTCCTTCTTTCCTAAGCAGTATGGTTGCACCGATTGTAACCGTAGCCCTACTTGCACTCCGTCCTTTGGCTGGAATTGCCATTGATCCGTTAGTTGCTTTATCGGCAGGAGGAATAGCGGGAATTATAGCAACCCGCAATTGGCATAAGACCAATGAATGCCTGTCCTATGGATTAGAGAAAATGTCCTCTATCGCTATACTTCTAATTGGCACAGGTGCTTTGGCAGGTATTATAAAAGCCTCGGACATTAAAGATATTTTAATACATCTGCTTGCCAACTGGAATGATGGCGGAGTTATTATGGCACCTCTATCAGGTATTTTGATGTGTGCCGCCACTGCATCCACCACAGCAGGGGCCACTATCGCCTCCGCTTCATTTGCTCCGTCTATACTTGGAGCAGGAGTAGCCGCCACTTGGGGAGCTGCCATGATTAATGCAGGAGCCACCGTACTGGATCATCTTCCTCATGGTTCCTTTTTCCACGCAACAGGCGGAGCAGTAGGCATGGGAGTCAAGGAATTGCTAAAACTTATTGTTTACGAAACTGCTATTGGTTTGATCTTGACAATAAGCAGCGTGTTCCTCTATTTCATTGTGATATAA
- a CDS encoding glycerophosphodiester phosphodiesterase family protein — protein sequence MKLKKLIITFFLLPTTFGYAQTQSTQIVAHRGFWKTNGSAQNSIAALMKADSVGCYGSEFDVWLTDDDQLVVNWSSVFKGVNMQESTVKECTAIVLDNGEHLPTLQEYLEKARNLKTRLILELKAHKTREQETRAVKKILKMVKGMELEDRMEYITFSRHVAKEFIRLAPKGTPVYYQEGDLSPKELKEWGCTGPNYRLNVFRQHPEWIKECHDLGMKVNAFPIDNTDDIKWLISQGIDYITTNEPVKLQEIIREKQ from the coding sequence ATGAAACTGAAAAAACTCATTATCACTTTTTTCTTATTACCCACCACTTTCGGGTATGCACAGACACAATCCACCCAAATTGTTGCCCACCGCGGTTTTTGGAAAACCAATGGTTCGGCACAAAATTCCATAGCCGCACTGATGAAAGCCGATTCTGTCGGTTGTTACGGTTCTGAATTTGATGTATGGCTCACCGATGATGACCAGCTGGTGGTGAACTGGAGCAGTGTTTTCAAAGGAGTAAATATGCAAGAATCAACCGTCAAAGAGTGTACAGCTATCGTATTGGATAATGGAGAGCACCTTCCTACTTTGCAAGAATATCTGGAAAAAGCCCGTAACCTGAAAACCCGCCTCATCTTGGAATTAAAGGCTCACAAAACTCGAGAACAAGAAACGCGTGCCGTAAAAAAGATTCTAAAAATGGTAAAGGGCATGGAGTTGGAAGATCGTATGGAATACATTACTTTCTCACGTCATGTTGCCAAAGAATTTATTCGCCTTGCCCCCAAGGGAACCCCGGTCTATTATCAAGAAGGCGACCTATCTCCCAAAGAATTAAAAGAATGGGGATGTACCGGACCAAACTACCGCTTAAATGTGTTCCGGCAACATCCCGAATGGATTAAAGAATGTCATGATTTGGGCATGAAAGTAAATGCATTCCCTATAGACAATACTGATGACATAAAATGGCTGATAAGTCAAGGTATAGACTATATCACTACCAACGAACCGGTGAAACTGCAAGAGATAATACGGGAAAAGCAGTAG
- a CDS encoding helix-turn-helix domain-containing protein → MEFPQVDLPVDLIAWTDVTEDILNIYKQSCRLKACIFALCIEGSITVSINLMDTEIKQGDFVTLLPGTIIQFYGQKEKVRIGFAGFSEHCLNGVNIIQSTMNSYSKIIEAPVIPLNEPIASYFKDYFSLLARISTGPYMPKTRMAQSVLNMFLYGINELYSNRPESQNRIKSRKEEICREFIQLVIENYTTERRAQFYAEKLGISLQHLSTTIKLVTGKNVLDLIAHVVIIDIKAKLKSTDMTIQEIAYSLNFPSASFFGKYFKRHMGMSPLEYRNS, encoded by the coding sequence ATGGAATTTCCTCAAGTTGATCTCCCCGTAGACCTGATTGCATGGACAGATGTGACAGAAGATATTTTGAACATATACAAACAATCATGCCGTCTGAAAGCATGTATCTTCGCTTTGTGCATTGAAGGCTCCATTACGGTATCTATCAATTTAATGGACACAGAGATTAAACAAGGAGATTTTGTGACTCTCCTCCCTGGCACTATCATTCAGTTCTACGGGCAAAAGGAAAAGGTCCGAATTGGATTTGCCGGATTCTCAGAGCATTGCCTCAACGGGGTCAACATAATCCAGTCTACCATGAATTCGTACTCCAAGATTATAGAAGCACCCGTTATACCTCTCAACGAACCTATTGCTTCTTATTTCAAAGACTACTTTTCATTGCTGGCACGCATCTCCACCGGACCGTATATGCCCAAAACACGAATGGCGCAAAGTGTGCTGAACATGTTTCTCTATGGGATCAATGAGCTGTACAGTAACCGTCCGGAGTCCCAAAACAGAATTAAAAGTCGAAAAGAGGAAATCTGCCGGGAATTTATACAACTGGTTATCGAAAACTATACTACCGAACGCCGCGCACAATTCTATGCCGAAAAACTGGGCATATCCCTGCAACATCTCAGTACCACAATCAAACTGGTAACCGGGAAAAATGTACTGGATCTAATTGCCCACGTTGTCATCATCGACATAAAAGCCAAGCTGAAATCCACCGACATGACTATTCAAGAAATAGCCTATTCGCTTAATTTCCCCAGTGCCTCATTCTTCGGAAAGTACTTCAAGAGACACATGGGAATGAGTCCGCTGGAATATAGGAACAGCTAA
- a CDS encoding heavy metal translocating P-type ATPase, whose amino-acid sequence MSNILKKVCSAQKQYCAEHADSMESGNVEERNRHYRSLKMQAAGAWLFAVPLLLLSIFRDHVTYGNEIQMLLAIPVLLFLGVSLYTDAWKQFRMGRITMDMLIAFSMSVAFLFSLFNTFFPDYWYEVGLQPYVYYEVAVLTTAVGLTGKVFRFLPDELHDGDRMAGIIFPVLTGIAILVFVIWILFGGMEAVPHALYSVISIFIVACPCALGLVTPVALMRGIGKAARMHILIKDSLALERLSKADIVVFDKTGTLTEGHPTVIAWLWAQCQEEYFKEVLLAAEMNSTNSLATAISTALREEGITPARLDVCEVLKGKGMRVVYKDAEYWVGSHKLLKDYHVYLSDVLGDMLVEYESEGNSIVYFGRKNELLAIIAVKDQLKAAALGAVRELRASELDICMLTGDGERTASTIAGKLGIIRYMPDALPDDKETFIRELQLQGKMVVMIGDGINDVQALTCADVSIAMGENPDDATVEKTMVVMKSSDLQSLPKLFGLSRHTLRLMHQNSFWMVIYHLIGVLIAAGILYPVYGILLTPMLAVIVILLSCVTLIRS is encoded by the coding sequence ATGAGCAATATATTGAAGAAGGTATGTTCTGCGCAAAAACAGTATTGCGCGGAACATGCCGATAGTATGGAAAGTGGTAACGTAGAGGAACGCAACAGGCATTACCGCAGTTTGAAGATGCAGGCTGCCGGTGCCTGGTTGTTTGCAGTTCCGTTGTTGTTGCTGTCCATATTTCGTGATCATGTGACTTATGGCAATGAAATACAGATGTTGCTGGCCATTCCTGTACTGCTGTTTTTAGGCGTATCTCTCTATACCGATGCCTGGAAACAGTTCCGTATGGGGCGCATTACTATGGATATGCTGATTGCTTTCAGCATGTCCGTGGCTTTTCTTTTCAGTTTGTTCAACACGTTCTTTCCTGATTACTGGTATGAGGTGGGACTTCAGCCGTATGTCTATTACGAAGTGGCTGTACTGACTACTGCTGTGGGGCTGACCGGCAAGGTATTTCGTTTCCTGCCCGACGAATTGCATGATGGTGACCGTATGGCCGGTATCATTTTCCCTGTTTTGACGGGGATTGCGATTCTTGTGTTTGTTATCTGGATACTGTTTGGCGGTATGGAAGCTGTGCCGCATGCTCTTTATTCGGTTATCTCAATTTTTATAGTGGCTTGTCCATGTGCATTGGGACTGGTTACTCCTGTTGCCCTGATGCGTGGAATCGGTAAAGCGGCCCGAATGCATATTTTGATAAAAGACTCTCTTGCACTGGAACGTCTGAGCAAAGCCGATATAGTGGTCTTTGACAAGACCGGTACGCTGACCGAAGGACATCCCACTGTCATAGCTTGGTTGTGGGCGCAGTGTCAGGAAGAATATTTTAAAGAAGTGTTGCTGGCAGCCGAGATGAATTCGACTAATTCGTTGGCAACTGCTATTTCCACCGCTTTACGGGAAGAAGGGATAACACCTGCCCGTTTAGACGTTTGCGAGGTCTTGAAGGGTAAAGGGATGAGAGTTGTCTATAAAGATGCGGAATATTGGGTGGGCAGTCATAAACTTCTGAAGGATTATCACGTTTATCTCTCCGATGTTTTGGGTGATATGCTGGTGGAGTATGAATCCGAAGGCAACAGCATTGTTTATTTCGGACGTAAAAATGAGTTGCTTGCCATTATTGCCGTTAAAGATCAATTGAAAGCTGCCGCACTCGGAGCGGTCAGGGAGTTGCGGGCAAGCGAACTTGATATTTGCATGTTGACGGGTGACGGTGAGCGTACCGCTTCGACCATAGCGGGCAAGTTGGGGATTATACGCTATATGCCCGATGCATTGCCGGACGATAAAGAGACTTTTATACGTGAGCTCCAGTTGCAAGGGAAAATGGTTGTCATGATAGGTGACGGCATAAACGATGTGCAGGCACTGACTTGTGCCGATGTGAGCATCGCTATGGGTGAAAATCCCGATGATGCAACAGTGGAAAAAACAATGGTGGTGATGAAATCCTCCGACTTGCAGTCACTTCCCAAGTTATTCGGCTTGTCTCGCCATACGCTCCGGCTGATGCACCAGAACTCTTTCTGGATGGTGATTTATCATCTGATAGGCGTATTAATAGCTGCGGGTATTCTCTACCCGGTGTATGGCATACTGCTGACACCGATGTTGGCTGTAATCGTCATACTGCTTTCCTGCGTCACGCTGATACGCAGTTAA